The Bacillota bacterium region GACCTTCAAGCCCCAGTCGTTGACCTGTTCGTAGGTGATCCCGACCCCGTCGTCATCGATCACCATCTTGTGTCCGAGGTCCTGGATCTCTCCGCCGGACTTCTGGGCGAGGTAAGTGTTGAAGGGCGGGGCCAAGAACGGCTTCTCCTGTCGTCAGACCTTTCGTTCGAATGGCGGGGACAAGGAGGGCCGGGGTTTGCAGGAGACTCGGCATTTTCGCAGAATGCGGAGCCTCGGAGGGATGAAGGTGGTCGCCGCCGGTTACATCCGGGTCTCCAGGGACAAGTCCAAGCACGGCAAGGTCAGGGTCGAGGAGGTCATCAGTCCTGAGACTCAGCGGGAGTTCTTTGTCCGCTACGCTCAGATCCGCGGCTGGGACCTCCCGGCAGACCGGATCATCGAGGACCTCGACTACTCCGGGTACCGGATCCACTACTCGAAGCGGCCGGGCCTCATGGAACTCATGCGCCTGGCCGACCAGGGCAAGCTCCAGTTTCTCCTGATCTACAAGATCGCCCGACTCTCCCGACGTCTCCGCGAGTTCCTGGAGATCTACGAGTACTTCGAAAAACGCGGGGTCGCGGTCATCTCGGTCACCGAGAGCGTGGACACATCAACCCCCTACGGCCGGGCCGCCCTGAACATGCTCGCCGTCTTCGCGCAGCTCCAGTCCGAGGAGCTGGGGGAGTACATCTCCAACACCAAGAAGACCCAGGCCAACCAGGGCATCGTCCCGGGGACACCACCGTCATACGGAATCGTCCGCAAGGGCGGGAAGATCCTGAAGCACCCCGGGCAGTTCCCCCACCTCGAGGAGATGTTCCGCCTGGCCGCCGCCGGCATGTCGGCCGTCCAGATCCGAAAGGCCCTCGAGGATGCCGGCGCCCCACCGTTCAAGGGGACGATCTGGCACGACAAGGTAATCCGGGACATCCTCCGCAACCCGCTCTACATCGGCAAGTTCCGCTTCGGCGGCCAGGTCCTCGACGGCAAGCACGAGCCCCTCATCGACCCGAAAGTCTGGCACCAGGCGCAGCGCGAACTCGACAGCCGGAAGCAGACCCAGGCGGACCGCCACCACCGGCTCCTCTCGGGTCTGATCGTCTGCGGCAGGTGCGGTGCCCTCTATAACGTCCACTACGGCGGCGGCCACGCGAGGCGGGTCTCCTACCAGTGCCGCCGGCGGTTCCGCCCGGGCTGCAAGTCCCTCCGGGTCGATGCGGTCTCGCTCGAGGTGGCCGTCTCGGCCAGGATCAAGGCGCTGGTCACGAACGAGGCCATCCTGAAACGCGCCGAGCGCCGCCTCGAGGCCCAGGCACCCAAGGCGGCACAGACCCTCGAAAAAGACAAGCGCCGCCTCGAGGCCCACCTGGGGAGCCTGAAAGCGGCCATCTCGACTCTCTTTGACGACTACCACCTGCGCAGGATCGTCACCGCCACGCAGTTCGGCGAGAGGAACAAGGAGTACCTCGCGGCCGCCCAGTCGGCGGAGGCCGAGCTCGCCCTGGTGAACGAGAAGCTTTCGAACTCCCGTTTCGAGGCTGAGGAGTTCGCCTCTAACCGGGCAGCCCTGGCCGGCCTCGTCGAAGTCTGGGGCAGGATCCCCCACGAGGAGATCCGCGAGCTCCTCGCCCGGGCCGGCGTCCACGTCACCGTCAGGCCCGACGGCGCCGTCCTGTCAGCCTTGGGTGTCGAAGAAGTCCTACCGGGATACTCGCACATCTCCACGCTCTTCTTCGGCGACCATGTCGACGACCTCCACCACCAGGGCCCTCTGTGGAGCAAGGCCCAGGCGGATTTCCTGCTCGCCAACTGGAACGCACATGACGCCAATTGGATTGCCGACCAGATCGGCCGGACGGAGCGCGGCGTCCGACAGAAGGTGTGGAACCTCCGCCGGGAAGGCAGGCTGAAGCTGAAGAGGATCATCTCGACGAAGGCCCAGTAGCCGAGGCCCCGGGGGCCCGCGTCCCGGGTTCAGATGATTATTCCGGGGGCATATTGAAGTGAGGTTCATGCCATTCTGCCCCTCGACCACCCGGACATCGTGAACCACGAACTCATCATCAAGGGTCACCGAGGCGACTGCCTTCATCTTTCCGTCGGGAAGAACCTTACGGACCCGGACATCGGTCACCTGCATGCGGAAGCCACCACCCTTTGACAAATTTTCCCATTAGGGTGGTGGCCAGGTTTCGCCTCGATATGCCATTTTCCTCCAGCCTTTGGCGGGCCGGGTCGACTTTCGTTCGACATGACCCCGGGGTGGGCCGTCGGCCGCTCCCCCCTCGCCGCCCCCTCAGCGCGGAGCCTGGCCTTCTCCCCCGACCACCCAATCCGCCGGTCTCACTTCGATCCTTCTCTTGACCTCGTCGACCCGATCGAGGACGGTGAGCGCGGTAAAATGGTCAATCCGTTTGGTCCGCGGCTCGGCGGCAGCCACCAGCACCCCCGTACCGACGACCTCGGCCTCGAACTCGGCCATCAGGTCGACCGTCCCCCGGGCGGTACCGCCGGCCCGCATGAAGTCGTCGATGAAGATGACCCTGGCCCCTCGCGGCAGCGCCCGCTTGGAAAGGGACATCGACTGGATCCGCCGATCGAAGCCCGACAGGTAGTTGATGCTCACCGCCGTCCCCTCGGTGACCCGGGCGTCGCGCCTGAGGATGACCATGGGCAATCCAAGGTAGTGGGCCGTCATCAGGGCGAGGGGAATGCCCTTGGTCTCGACGGTCAGGACGAAACCGGGGTCGAGGCTCCGGAAGCGGGTGGCGAACATCTCACCGACGCGGCTGGCAATGGACGGCGAGAAGATGAGATCGGTCATGTAGAGAAAGCCGCCCGGCAGGATCCGGTCGGGCGTTTTCAACTGCTCGCACAAGCCTTCGACGAATGTTCGTCCGTCCTGTCCGGAGGTCTCTGGGAGGTACTTAACCCCGCCGGCGGCTCCGGCGAAGGTCTCCACGCGGCCGAGCCCGAACCGGTCGAGACTGTCCTTGATAATGGCCAGGTCCTCGCTGATGGTCGACTTGGCGGCCCCGAACAGGTCGGCGAAGTGGGTCAGCGAGAAGAGGGTCGACGGCCTGTCCACCAGGGTCTTGACCATCGCCGCCAGGCGTTCGCTGCGCCGCAGTTTGTCCACGGACACTCCCCCTCTGAGGGCCGTCTCAGGTTTCCCGAACAATATCTGCCACTTGGGCTGTTTTGATCCATGTTATTCGCGGCGGGCCTGAGAAACCCTGCCTCCCAAAGATACGTCGAAGGCGGGGCATGTGACCCCGCCCTCAAGACTTGCGTTGTCGCA contains the following coding sequences:
- a CDS encoding recombinase family protein; its protein translation is MQETRHFRRMRSLGGMKVVAAGYIRVSRDKSKHGKVRVEEVISPETQREFFVRYAQIRGWDLPADRIIEDLDYSGYRIHYSKRPGLMELMRLADQGKLQFLLIYKIARLSRRLREFLEIYEYFEKRGVAVISVTESVDTSTPYGRAALNMLAVFAQLQSEELGEYISNTKKTQANQGIVPGTPPSYGIVRKGGKILKHPGQFPHLEEMFRLAAAGMSAVQIRKALEDAGAPPFKGTIWHDKVIRDILRNPLYIGKFRFGGQVLDGKHEPLIDPKVWHQAQRELDSRKQTQADRHHRLLSGLIVCGRCGALYNVHYGGGHARRVSYQCRRRFRPGCKSLRVDAVSLEVAVSARIKALVTNEAILKRAERRLEAQAPKAAQTLEKDKRRLEAHLGSLKAAISTLFDDYHLRRIVTATQFGERNKEYLAAAQSAEAELALVNEKLSNSRFEAEEFASNRAALAGLVEVWGRIPHEEIRELLARAGVHVTVRPDGAVLSALGVEEVLPGYSHISTLFFGDHVDDLHHQGPLWSKAQADFLLANWNAHDANWIADQIGRTERGVRQKVWNLRREGRLKLKRIISTKAQ
- the purR gene encoding pur operon repressor, yielding MDKLRRSERLAAMVKTLVDRPSTLFSLTHFADLFGAAKSTISEDLAIIKDSLDRFGLGRVETFAGAAGGVKYLPETSGQDGRTFVEGLCEQLKTPDRILPGGFLYMTDLIFSPSIASRVGEMFATRFRSLDPGFVLTVETKGIPLALMTAHYLGLPMVILRRDARVTEGTAVSINYLSGFDRRIQSMSLSKRALPRGARVIFIDDFMRAGGTARGTVDLMAEFEAEVVGTGVLVAAAEPRTKRIDHFTALTVLDRVDEVKRRIEVRPADWVVGGEGQAPR